The genomic window GGCTTTTCCTTTGGGTGGTAATGTAAAAGTTAGGCCAGGTTTACGGTTGGTACAGGCTGTAACTAATGATACGCCTTGGCAAGTTGCTGATCCTAAGGTTTACGCAGTAGCCGGCGGCAGTGTTTTAAGGCATGTATCTAACGCAGAGGTGGCGGTTGCACTCTATGGCGAAAATTGGGAATCGCTGATCGTTCCGGTGGTGGAAACTGTTTTTACTGGTTATGAGATTGGGGCTCCAATTACGACAGCGGCAGATTTTGATCCTTTGGCGGAGGCTTTGGCTTACGACAGTATCAACAAAAATTTTGATTTGCCGGAAGAAAATAAAAATTCTAATCCTACGGTAGTGAATTCTACTCAGCCCGGGACCAGCTCAGAAAGTAGTTTAGCCGAAGGTAATTTTGTCAGCCTTTTAACCGTTGGCTCAGCCGGTGATGAAGTTAGGCAGTTACAGGATGTTTTAAAAGCGGAAGGTTTTTTGGAAACTGACATTGATTCAACTGGGTATTTTGGGCCTTTGACTGAAACGGCGGTTAAAAAATTTCAAGCGGCCAACGGCATTGACGCGCTGGGTTACGTTGGTCCGGCGACCCGGGCGGCCTTGAACAATTTGTAACAATTTAGTAATAGCTTAAAGTTTCGGTAAGCATTTTTTCTAAAGTAAATTTTACACCCACTCGCTTTGTAGCATTGGCACCAAGAGCCAATGCTTTTTGTTTGTCGTTAAGTAGCGCGGAAATGGATTTGGCTAAGGCTTGCGAATTTTTTGGTTCAACTAAAATTCCAGAATTTTCATCCAGCATTTCAGGTAAGCCGCCAACGTTAGTACTCACAATTGGCAGGCCAGCTGACATAGCTTCTAAAACCGAGTAGGGGAATCCTTCTTTGATTGATGAGCAAACATAAATATCAAATGCCTTTAAAACTTTAACGGGAGTTCTTTGGTTAGTTATTATTTTAACCCGATCCCGCAATTTCATCTGACCAATTTTTTTATTTAATTCGCTTGCCTGCCTTCCATTTCCAATTATTACCAGTAAAATTTCATCAGCAATGTTTTTTAACGATTCAATTAAAAATTCAAAGCCTTTGTTGGGGTAAAGATAGCCAATTGAACCGATGATTATTTTATCTTGAGGCAAATCTAGCCTACTTCTGGCTTCCCGTTTGCTTAAAAGTAAATTTTTATCAAAGCTAAGACCATTGCGTACTACACCCATTTGATTTTCGGTCACAATTTTTTTCTCAAGCGCGGAATTGTAATCAAATTGTGACACGCAAATAATGACGTCTTTAAATTTGGCTGTAGCCCTTTCTGATATTTGGTAAAATTTCTTCTTAACTTTGTTAAGCGGTTCATTAAATACCCAGCCATGCGCTGTATATACAACTTTAATATTACGGTCGATTGATTTAGCCGCGACTGAGCCAATAACGCCGGCCTTGGAACTATTAAGGTGGACAATATGTGGTTGCTCATGCTTGATCACTTTGCGCAATTCAAACAAAGCCTGGACTTCTTTAAGGGCGTTGATTGGTCGAATCAAATGGTTTAATTTAATAGTTTTGATGTTGGCTTGGGTAAGATTTTTAAAAAGAGAACCATTGCCCCCGGCGGCGACAACAACCTCAAATTGGTCTTTGGGCAAATTTGTGGCTAAATCAAAAACATAGCGTTGGGCGCCGCCCATTTCAGATTGGGTTACAACGAATAGAATTTTGCGTTTGTTCATTCAGTAGATTACTTGACCTGGTTAGAGATTAATGTGAAAAATTGATTTAAAGCTTTTAATACAGTCAAAGCCATGTGTTGATAACTTTCAATAACTTATGCATCTCTAGCGGGGTTGACTAATTAGCCATTTTTTATAATAATAGTACGGTATTATTAGTTAACAGGCAAGGAAGAATTACTCTAAATTATGATGATTTTAGTAACCGGCTGTGCCGGTTTTATTGGATACCATGCCACGAGGGCGTTATTAGAGCGCGGCGACACGGTAATTGGCGTAGATAATTTTAACGATTACTATGACACGGGCTTAAAAGAGGCTCGCATTACCGCTTTGGGCAACCAAAACAAATTCACCCTACACAAAATCAACATTGAAGACAAGCCAGCGCTAGCAAAACTTTTTGCCAAAAACAAATTTGATGCAGTCTGCCACTTAGCTGCTCAAGCTGGTGTTCGGTACTCATTAGAAAATCCGGATGTTTATATTAGCACCAATGTTGCTGGCACGCATAACCTTTTTGAATTAGCCCGTGAGCATAAAGTGCCGAAGTTTATTTTAGCTTCGTCGGCTTCGGTGTATGGCGGTAATACTAAAGTGCCCTTTAGCGAAACCGATGCGGTTGATAAGCCACTATCATTATACGCCGCCACTAAACGGTATAACGAACTGGAAGCTCACGCGTATCATTCTTTGTACGGCCTGAACGTATATTGTTTACGTTTTTTTAACGTCATAGGAACTTGGGGCCGGCCCGACCAGGCGCTGTATAAATTTACCAAAGCGATACTGGCCGATGAACAAATTGACGTATACAACAACGGAGAGCACAAGCGAGATTTTACCTATGTGGACGATATTGCAGCCGGAGTGCTTGCCGCAATTGATGGGTGCAATGGTTATGAGATTATAAATTTAGGCAATCATAAACCAGTTGATTTAGAATATTTTATTTCCCTCATTGAAAAAAGCTTAGGCAAAACCGCTACCAAAAATTATTTGCCGTTGCAGCCTGGGGACGTGGTAGAAACCTACGCCGACAACAGCAAGGCTAAAAAATTATTAGGATGGCAACCGAGCACAAATATTGAGCAGGGAGTTGAAAAATTTATTGAATGGTACAAATCATATGGAGCATAAAGTTTGTGTCGTTGGTTTAGGCTATGTCGGTATTCCTTTAGCCGCGCTTTTATCAAAACATTTTACAGTTTACGGTTATGACAAAGATAAAAGCAAGATTGAAGAACTAAATAGGGGTTTTGACCGGACCCATGAAGTTGAAAATATTAAAAATTTTAATATTGAGTTTTCCGACGATCCAGCCATTATCCAAAAAGCAAATTTTATTATTGTGGCAGTTCCGACCCCGGTTGATGACCGCAAACGGCCAAATTTAAGCTTGATGGAATCGGCGGCAGAAGCTGTGGGAAAAAATTTACAGCCAGGAAGCGTTGTCGTTTTTGAAAGCACGGTGTATCCAGGTGCGACAGAGGAAGTATGCGTGCCTGTTTTAGAACATCATTCTAAGTTAAAAATAGGGGAAGGTTTTAAAGTCGGGTATTCTCCGGAACGCGTCAATCCGGGCGATAAAACACACACCATTGATAAAATTGTAAAGATTGTTTCCGGCAATGACGATGAGGCGCTTGAGCGCGTGGCAGAGGTATACGGTGCGATAACCACCCTGCACAAGGCACCGTCAATCAAAGTGGCAGAAGCGGGTAAGGTTATTGAAAATATTCAACGCGACTTGAACATTGCTTTAATGAATGAATTAGCGTTAATTTTTGACAAAATGGGAATAGACACCAAAGACGTGGTTGCGGCGGCCGGGACAAAGTGGAACTTTCATAAATACACGCCCGGATTAGTTGGCGGGCATTGCATTGGCGTAGATCCATATTATTTAGCGCATAAAGCTAAGCAGGTTGGCTACAAACCGCAAGTGATATTAGTTGGGCGAAACGTGAATGAATATATGGCTAAGCATGTGGCAGGAAAATTAAAGGATAAAAAGAAGGTTTT from Candidatus Buchananbacteria bacterium CG10_big_fil_rev_8_21_14_0_10_42_9 includes these protein-coding regions:
- a CDS encoding nucleotide sugar dehydrogenase → MEHKVCVVGLGYVGIPLAALLSKHFTVYGYDKDKSKIEELNRGFDRTHEVENIKNFNIEFSDDPAIIQKANFIIVAVPTPVDDRKRPNLSLMESAAEAVGKNLQPGSVVVFESTVYPGATEEVCVPVLEHHSKLKIGEGFKVGYSPERVNPGDKTHTIDKIVKIVSGNDDEALERVAEVYGAITTLHKAPSIKVAEAGKVIENIQRDLNIALMNELALIFDKMGIDTKDVVAAAGTKWNFHKYTPGLVGGHCIGVDPYYLAHKAKQVGYKPQVILVGRNVNEYMAKHVAGKLKDKKKVLILGITFKENVPDIRNSKAKEITAILQKNGSEIFYYDPVAEGQDGFGEQIKEWPPQEKFDAVIVFSPHEEFRSITLEELKSLTTDDAILFDIKGGLYSRVDSEAAGFRYLTL